From Impatiens glandulifera chromosome 7, dImpGla2.1, whole genome shotgun sequence:
tcgttattttttttacacgatatgcgtatcatttatattttatttattttaataattaaattattataaattaattttataattaaaagaagAGAAGTACCATAAAATTCAAGGATGGAGATCCAACAATGGTGCAAGGGCCGAGACCAAAAGAATGTTTtggatattatttatataattgaaattgatattatatttttgaaaagattgttatttttaataagttaagtaggagaaatattcattttaaaatagtccaaaagatgatgaagaacaacaaactCAACAAGAACGTATGGATGATGTCAATGATGAGATAATTATGTATGGACTAGGGCTTTAGATCATCCAAGGGCTTTAGATTATCTAATAGACAGAATACGAAGATCTATAAATAATTGTGGATAATGTCATAGAATACGTTTTTGAACACATTCGTAGATCGAATCTTGATAATTGTGTTACTCACTATCTCACGACGAAtcttgataattttaatatctcAACTCCATATAATGGtacataaactattaaaatgggAGACGGTAACCCTCCTCCTATTTATAATATTGGGCAATCATTCATTCCATGTTCTTATAAAAACCTTCATCTATGTAATATATTTCATATCCCATTAATAATCAAAAATCTtttaagtgtttccaaattttttgtcgataataatatattttttgaatttcatccaaattattgTATTGTCAAGTATCATGTCACGAAGAGGGAACTCCTTCGCGACACACTTAAAATGGGCTATATCGCCTAAACTCAATCGACAACCCTTCGTCCACTCATTAAGCTCTTATTGGAACTCGTTCATCTGCCAACTCTTGGCATCATTGTCTTGGAAACCCTTGAACATCAACATCAACCTTTATTAtgtctttttttcatttacctattattggcaacaagaaattaagtttttgtGAATCTTGTCAATATGGAAAAGCACAAAAAATTCCTTTTCATGTTTCTCAATCTCGTTGTAAGTctctattaaaattaatacattctGACGTTTAGGGTCTTGCTCCTCTTTTTCTACTAAcaatttttgatattttgtccATTTTATCGATGACTACAGTCGCTTTACTTGGCTATATTCTATCTTTAGAAAATCTAATGTcttgtcttttattaaatttaagatactTGTTGAAAATCAATTCAACCCATCTATCAAAGCTCTACAATCTGATTGATGAGACGAATATAGGAGTCTGAAATATTATCTTGAAATTCATGGTATTCAACAACGTCCATGATGCCCTTATACAAGTGAACAAAATGGTAACGATGCATTTCTACATGGAACTCTACACGAGGAAGTTCTTATGTCTCATCGTCTGAGTTCACTCATCATCATTATCTTAATCATGTGTGAAAACTTCACAAAGTACTGTATGGACTCAAACAAGCTCCCCGTGAATGATATACTACATTGAAATCTGCTTTTATTTCCATTGGTTTTCAAGAATCAAAaaatgattcttctttattcatGGATCACTCTCCACAAATTACATCATTATTTCTAGTCTACGTGCATAATATTATATTCACTAGTAATTATTCCTCTAATATCTCCTCAATCATCTCTCAACTTAACCACATTTCCCCTCTTAAAGATTTAGGTCCACTACACTATTTTCTCGGGATTGAAGCTCATCTATCTACCTCCAGCATTTTTCTctttcaatcaaaatatatcaatgaCATTCTTATCTGAGCCAATATGAGTGACTCAAAACCTCTTAATACTCCAATCTCTTCTAGGTCATCTTTATCTCTCCATGATGGCGACACTCTTCCTAAACCATTTTTGTACCGCAACATTATTGGTGCTCACCAATACTTGGTTCTTACTCGACTTGAACTAGCATTTGGTTTCAACCGTGTCTGCAAATTCATGCAGTCTCCTACTACCACTCATTGGTCTACAATAAAAAGAATACTCCATTACCTTCGTCATATTTCTCATCATGGACTCCTCATTCGTCCAACATATTCTCTTGATATATCTGCATTTTCTAACTCGGACTGGGATGGTTGTCCGGACGATCATCGCTCCACAACCGACTACTGCATATTTCTTGGTGACAATCTTATTTCTTGGACTTCAAAGAAACAACAAGTTATTACTCGTACCGAGTTTGAATATCGAGCTCTAGCTCATGCCACTCCTGAACTCATTTAGCTCCAATCCTTACTACGTGAACTTTATATCTTCCCACTTCAACCTCCTACTCTATGGTGTGGCAACATTGGTGCTGCATTTTTATCGGTCAATCCAGTTTTTCATGCTCGTACGAAACATATAGAGATTATTTTTCACTTCGTTCGCGAACATGTTGCTCAGAAATCTATTTTCAACTGATACATACCTACTGATAATCAAATTGCTGACATCCTCGCCAAAGGACTTGCGTCAAACCGATTTGATTTATTACGTAACAAATTCATGGTGTGCCTCCTCATTTCGTTTGAGGGAAGGTATTAACGACTCTACAATTAAAGAGAAACATACTTAGTCTCTTGATTTTCATATTCTATCtattaagtgtatttaaaatctttacatattttaacattttagtttACTTTATTTTCGTATAAATTCATActcttgtaattgtaataacacacataaatatattcttaatctACAACAAGTTCTTgcttatttctcttttttaactCTCCCCATTAAGATTAAAGTTATCTTGTTTGTTTAATGAGCTTAAAAGTGAAAACATGACTTTCAATAATTTGATCACAACCCATATTTTACTCATTGCTCTttgcaattatatatatatatattaatttagttatataacATAATCTTATAgtcatgattttttatttttaattgagacaatataatttatacttaaagttattttaatgtgttttgtttaattatatttaaattcatatgtctgtattatttgaatagtaatggaagatttaaaaaaaaatagaaaattaaattcatcCTAATTGAAATGGaatatgataggatcggtgctatcaatagagacgggggtttgattattgatgacaacttcggaAAAATGGTTtaatagaaatcttgttagggattacTGTCACTttcttcgcaaaccttcacaaacacTAGAAATGATTCAAGTGTGGAattgtttgtttgggtttgaagttttgaaccaatgaataatgaaagacaGAAGGAAAGAATATAGAATGATGTTTACGGATATTCGGAGCTAAATCTcgtatgtcaccccttcttccacagtCGGAAGGATTTCACAAAACTTCTTGAATTAAATACAGTTCACTTTATAgttaacactctgttgaacagaatagactttgttcaacttacaatatgattaagaatatctCTCAATTAAAATAGTgttcttgattttctctcttgaacttgaatatGATGTACAATTAGTAAGTGCTAGAGTGATTCGTAATGTGAGCAGTGTAACTTATGATTCTTCTGGAAGATTTTTTCGTTGTCCTTGAGTAGCTAAATATAGTGGAAGGACAACAATAGTCAAATCTTTTGTATAGACACGTGGCCCGCGCCCATAAGATGGCCGCCTAAAGGACTGAGTACAAAAGGCTCTATGCTTCTAGAACGTGGCCGTACTGAATGGTAGTGCGCGAGATATTCTTCTGCAACtgtctgttgggtcaaattattttgactaagagtcaaagtattttgaataatggaattttgatgatgtgttgGTATGAAAGTTAAACTAAGTTGTttaatcgtttttggtgcaagagtatcgaaaacatgttatattagactaagtctgaatgaggttcattataCTGATTGaccattagatgcattgagttagacgtgcagtctaatagacgtattTAGACATGCAGTccaatagatacgtagttagacgtgtagtctaatggatacgtagttagaggtgcagtctaacggatacgtagttagacgtgcagtctaacagatacgtagttagacgtgcaatctaacggatacgtagttagacgtgtagtctaacagatacatagttagacaagtagtctaacggatacatagttagacgtgcagtctaaccgacgtaattagacgtgcagtccaacggatatgtagttagacgtgtagtttaacagatacgtagttagatgtgtagtataacggatacgtagttagacatgtcgtctaacagatgagagttatacgtgcagtctaactccttcagattagtctgaagggaactatagttagacgtgccgtttAACAAGTGAGagttaggcgtgcagtctaactctttcagattaatctgaagtgagacgtagttagatgtgccgtctaacaaatgagagttagacgtgcagtttaactccttcagattagtctgaagggagatgtagttagacgtgcagtctaactctttcagattagtctgaagggaaccgtagttagacgtgacgtctaatagatgagagttTGACATGcattctaactctttcagattagtctgaagggaactgtaattagacgtgtcgtctaatcccattagaccagttggtctaatggatccttcTATTAGACAtggacgtctaatttcattagacttgtaagTCTATGTGAAAAAcatctaatgccatgcttaagcagttgcttgaagctagcatccgtctacccacgatcaactagttttatgctactcctactccactttctagtgcagatcagtacgacagccagttgcaaccaattaattaatgccacgtaagaaaatattcttcccactacttgtttcttgtagAAATATCCTAGAataatatttggcgcactaccagattggtacggccacgatcctggagcttagagtctgttgtacctatgtactatggaggcgtttcAATGAAAGTTTGCCACATGTCCTTATAGAAGATTcaaccgttggtacctgctctctatttaaatattttcaaggACAACAGATGAATCATCAATCTATCGATAGCCAGAGAATCATACGCGAACATACAAGATGATACATGAACGAATTGCTTtattgctttactgtgtgtttatcaagagagatatagaatcaaagtattggctagctgagtgatattcttcaatatactgtatgttgaacagagtctgttccgTTCAACAGTGTGCTAGTTTtgcaattgtatttgattctaagaaaagtataaTGAATCCTCccgatggttggaagaaggagtgacgtaggagagttttgctccgaacatccataaacaaactgctgtgtcatttacattctgtcatcttctcattcattggttcttagcttcaaacctgagcaaacgtttctgcacttaaatcgttcaagagtttgcaagggtttgtgtagaataaaAAGTGATATAAATTCCTAACaaaatttctatcaaatcgttttttcGAAGCCaccatcaatagtcagacccccgtctctattgattacgctgatcctatcaattggtatcagatctctgtttctattctcaagctttcactaagaatgtcaacaataaccaaagatgtcagcgctaccgcaatccccacattctctagagaaaactatattgtgtggaagaagagagttcgagctcatctctcatctcttcatgatgacatgtagAGTGTTATCACAAATgatcctatcaagatcgataaggagaaatctgaatggaccagtgaggacaagaggaagaacaatctcaacaacatggctttagatgttttgtacagatctcttgTTGATAGTATGTTCAAttacatcatcgagtgtgatactgctaAGGAGATCTGGCACAGACTCACTCAAATGTGTGAGGGAAATGAGAAAATCAAGGAGAACAAGATTatgttgccactcaacagtttgacagtttcaaaatgcgtccCGGAGAAACAATGAATGAGTTCAACACAAGGTTTAGCCAAATTGTCTCCACTCTATCTattcttggcaagacctatagcaacagggagcttgctatcaaggtcatgcgtgctcttccaagggaatgggacataaaggcGATgtctatgagggaatccaaagacctcaataagatttCGCTCTTCGATTTGTTCGCTGATCTCAATGCCtacgagttcgagttgaactctatgattgaagaagatcaatccacatccattatcattgccaaagcgttGGTGACCTCTGAAGAGCCTCCTGCCACTCCTGATGTGCAGACAACAACTTAACTGTGATGCTAtatctctcttcgtgaagaagtttggcgacttcatgaagaagagcaaatctaactcaagctcttcaaattctaatgataataagaaatccaaagctaatgttaagtgtcATAATTGTggcattttaggtcattaccaatcggaatgttggaagccgaagcgtgaagagaagaaaaatgacaatgaaaaggagctgaaggctcttatggcaggggACGGGAAGAACATACGAAATCACCGTAATTCTTACTTTtcatccagcgacagtgatgaagacgaggtggcttgcttcatgacaagataagaagaagaaactcaggaaactgaggtatttgacttctcctttgaaaatatttcaagggaacaactagtagcttcactagatgacatggtcatagagtacataaagctagcagaatccctaaatgaaacaaaatattcaCCCAAAGTGTCTGATAGGATCGGcataatcaatagagacgggggtctggcgattgataacGGCTTAgaaaaaacgatttgatagaaatcctgttaaggatttagatcactttctattctgaaCAAACCCTGGAAACTCTTGttcgattcaagtgcggaaacgtttgcttaagtttgaagctaagaaccaagaattaAAAGATACAGAAAGAAACAACGCAGCtatttgtttatagatgttcgaagttaactctcctacgtcaccccttcttccaaccactggaaaGATTCACCAAACTTTCAACGAATTAAATACAATCGCACGACTAGCTCACTGTttaacagaacagactctgttcaactttatagtatgaagaatatcactcagctaatacaatgctttgattctaactctgtcttgattgaacactcagtaaaagcaagaaagcagctcaCTCAATATGATAGTTTGTATGCTTAAGATAGAATAATCtcagtatcgatagatcgatgattcttctgttgtccttgaggatctttagaTAAGGGGAAGATATCAATGGTcaaatcttccataatgacacgtggagaGCTTCCATTGGACGCCTctatagtacacaacagactctgagcactaaGATCGTGGTTGTACCattctggtagtgcgccaaatattcttcaaggatattcctgcaaaaacaagtagtaggaagaatatttgcttacgtggtattaatcaattggtttAAACTGGCTGTCGTATTGATCTTCACATAAGACAGATAGCAtacatctagttgatcgtgggtagacgggtgctagcttcaagcaactactcaAGCTTAGCATAAGATGTATTTCACgtagacaacctcgtctaatgaaattagacgcccccatctaatatcaggatccattagac
This genomic window contains:
- the LOC124909617 gene encoding uncharacterized mitochondrial protein AtMg00810-like, producing MSDSKPLNTPISSRSSLSLHDGDTLPKPFLYRNIIGAHQYLVLTRLELAFGFNRVCKFMQSPTTTHWSTIKRILHYLRHISHHGLLIRPTYSLDISAFSNSDWDGCPDDHRSTTDYCIFLGDNLISWTSKKQQVITRTEFEYRALAHATPELI